From the genome of Leptolyngbya iicbica LK, one region includes:
- the proC gene encoding pyrroline-5-carboxylate reductase produces the protein MKKDVSSLPTQLGVLGGGVMGEALISRLISLKIFAAEAIAVGDPSASRRQFLVDTYGVQATGDNRAVIANAAVVMAAIKPQIFSKLVPDLQAAASQQTSLLLSIMAGTPLVTLEAAVPGWPVVRAMPNTPATVGAGMTAIAPGQHATADHLAQARTIFAAVGDVVEVPENLINAVTGLSGSGPGYVAIMIEALADGGVAAGLPRAIALQLAIQTVRGTATLVQDTDLHPAILKDRVTSPGGTTIAGIAALEAGGIRTALIRAVKAACDRADELGT, from the coding sequence TTGAAAAAGGACGTTAGCTCGTTGCCAACACAGCTAGGCGTTTTGGGAGGCGGGGTGATGGGTGAAGCACTCATCTCTCGCCTTATTTCTCTGAAAATTTTTGCCGCTGAGGCGATCGCTGTCGGGGATCCGTCGGCATCGCGTCGGCAGTTTTTGGTTGACACCTATGGTGTGCAAGCTACGGGTGATAATCGTGCGGTGATTGCCAATGCTGCAGTGGTAATGGCAGCGATCAAACCGCAGATTTTTAGCAAGCTGGTGCCAGACTTGCAGGCTGCTGCCAGTCAACAGACTTCGCTATTGCTCTCGATCATGGCTGGTACGCCGCTCGTGACGCTCGAAGCGGCAGTTCCTGGCTGGCCGGTCGTACGGGCAATGCCGAACACTCCCGCTACCGTAGGCGCGGGGATGACCGCGATCGCTCCCGGTCAACACGCCACCGCCGACCATCTCGCCCAGGCCAGGACAATTTTTGCCGCTGTCGGTGATGTGGTCGAAGTACCCGAAAATCTGATTAACGCCGTAACAGGCTTGTCTGGCTCTGGCCCTGGCTACGTGGCCATCATGATCGAAGCCCTGGCAGATGGTGGCGTTGCTGCTGGTCTGCCGCGGGCGATCGCTCTACAACTTGCCATTCAAACCGTACGGGGCACCGCTACCCTTGTGCAAGATACCGACCTGCACCCGGCAATTCTCAAAGATCGGGTAACAAGTCCAGGGGGCACCACCATTGCTGGCATTGCCGCACTAGAAGCGGGTGGCATTCGCACTGCGTTGATTCGTGCGGTCAAGGCTGCCTGCGATCGCGCTGATGAGCTCGGGACTTAA
- a CDS encoding cell division protein SepF encodes MSNLFNKLRDFVGLNDPADYDYEYDEIEAGDDYQTLYQEENSPQQPVMAAPQPQPQPVQEDVRARRRVRERMLSNEAGMNTMGSNVIGMPGAINGASEVVVMEPRSFEEMPQAIQALRERKSVVLNLTTMDPDQAQRAVDFVAGGTYAIDGHQERIGESIFLFTPNCVHVSTPTDVEEDMPMAPQTPMVDPRSVPPTPVWGTDRAVGMG; translated from the coding sequence GTGAGCAACTTGTTCAATAAACTAAGAGACTTTGTCGGCCTCAACGACCCTGCCGACTACGACTATGAGTATGACGAGATCGAGGCTGGGGATGATTACCAGACCCTCTATCAAGAAGAAAACTCACCACAACAACCGGTAATGGCGGCTCCGCAGCCCCAGCCGCAACCTGTGCAAGAAGACGTGCGCGCGCGCCGTCGAGTCCGCGAGCGGATGTTGTCCAATGAAGCTGGAATGAACACCATGGGAAGTAATGTGATTGGTATGCCTGGAGCAATTAATGGTGCCTCCGAAGTTGTGGTGATGGAGCCACGCTCGTTTGAGGAGATGCCACAAGCGATTCAAGCCCTGCGGGAACGCAAGTCGGTCGTACTGAACTTGACCACGATGGATCCGGATCAGGCTCAGCGGGCAGTTGACTTCGTCGCGGGCGGCACCTATGCCATCGATGGCCATCAAGAGCGCATTGGTGAAAGCATCTTCCTGTTTACGCCCAACTGTGTGCATGTGAGCACGCCGACCGATGTTGAGGAAGACATGCCCATGGCGCCTCAAACGCCGATGGTTGACCCTCGCAGCGTTCCTCCTACGCCCGTTTGGGGAACTGACCGCGCTGTGGGTATGGGGTAG
- a CDS encoding YggS family pyridoxal phosphate-dependent enzyme, whose translation MTASPSTNSIADRITIITRDLPPQVRLIGVSKRQPASAVRAAYQANLRDFGESMVQEAIAKQAELTDLDDITWHLIGHLQSNKARKALEHFDWIHSIDSLKIATRLDKIAGEIGRSPYCCLQVKMVPDPAKFGFSLEELWAALPELNQLRHLNIVGVMTIPPLESSMAEVEAIFERAKILANQINQQGFDQLHLSELSMGMSGDYPVAIAAGSTMIRLGTTLFGDRPA comes from the coding sequence ATGACCGCGTCTCCGTCCACCAATTCCATTGCTGATCGCATCACGATAATTACCCGCGACCTCCCCCCCCAGGTGAGGTTGATTGGTGTTTCTAAGCGACAACCGGCGAGTGCAGTACGAGCTGCCTACCAGGCCAATCTCCGCGATTTTGGCGAAAGCATGGTGCAAGAGGCGATCGCCAAACAAGCTGAACTGACTGACCTCGATGACATTACTTGGCATCTGATCGGTCATCTGCAAAGCAACAAGGCCCGCAAGGCATTAGAGCACTTTGACTGGATTCATTCCATCGATAGTCTCAAAATTGCGACGCGGCTGGACAAGATTGCAGGCGAAATCGGGCGATCGCCTTACTGTTGTCTGCAAGTCAAAATGGTGCCCGATCCGGCCAAGTTCGGCTTTTCATTAGAAGAACTGTGGGCCGCTCTACCGGAATTGAACCAACTGAGGCATTTAAACATTGTGGGGGTAATGACCATTCCCCCTTTAGAAAGCTCAATGGCCGAGGTGGAAGCCATCTTTGAGCGGGCGAAAATTTTGGCCAATCAAATCAATCAGCAAGGGTTTGATCAGCTGCACTTATCAGAACTTTCGATGGGGATGTCGGGCGATTATCCAGTTGCGATCGCTGCTGGTTCAACGATGATTCGACTAGGCACAACTCTCTTTGGCGATCGCCCTGCTTAG
- the pipX gene encoding transcriptional coactivator PipX produces MSTENYINHPTFGLLFRLCMVAEGQELFATLYAQRLFFVVTATIPRGFTFDSVSRSDARQRFEERMRAVRRQGNYSEYDRLQKIYKQTFQ; encoded by the coding sequence ATGAGTACAGAAAATTACATTAATCACCCAACGTTTGGTCTACTCTTCCGGCTGTGTATGGTGGCCGAAGGGCAAGAGTTATTCGCGACCTTGTATGCCCAGAGATTGTTCTTTGTGGTGACTGCAACCATCCCTCGAGGCTTCACCTTTGATTCGGTCAGTCGCAGCGATGCGCGACAACGGTTTGAAGAAAGGATGCGTGCTGTGCGGCGACAGGGCAACTATTCGGAGTACGATCGCTTGCAGAAGATCTACAAGCAAACCTTTCAATGA